Proteins from one Desulfuromonadales bacterium genomic window:
- a CDS encoding sugar transferase, translating into PILTYHTKSLDAQQLLAKRVLDVVGALVGLLVTGLLLPFIALAIKLNSPGSVFFAQKRVGEGGRIFCCWKFRTMDDGAEKKKRKLLDRNEMSGAIFKIRNDPRVTRVGKFLRRTSLDELPQFWNVLKGEMSLVGTRPPTRSEVRKYQNWHRRRISIKPGLTGMWQVSGRNAIEDFDEIVRLDLYYIDNWSLWLDLKLILKTIKVVLTQRGSC; encoded by the coding sequence TTCCGATCCTCACCTACCACACCAAATCACTCGACGCCCAGCAGTTGCTGGCCAAGCGTGTACTGGATGTGGTTGGCGCCTTGGTGGGGCTTCTGGTGACCGGACTTCTGCTTCCCTTCATCGCCCTGGCGATCAAGCTCAATTCGCCGGGATCGGTATTCTTTGCCCAAAAACGGGTCGGCGAGGGAGGGCGCATCTTCTGCTGCTGGAAATTCCGGACGATGGACGACGGAGCGGAAAAGAAAAAAAGGAAGCTTCTCGACCGAAACGAGATGTCTGGTGCCATCTTCAAGATCAGGAACGATCCGCGGGTCACGCGGGTCGGGAAGTTTCTGCGCCGGACCAGCCTGGATGAGCTTCCTCAGTTCTGGAACGTCCTTAAGGGGGAGATGAGCCTGGTTGGAACGCGCCCGCCCACGCGCTCGGAAGTTCGGAAATATCAGAACTGGCACCGCCGACGCATCAGCATCAAGCCTGGCCTTACGGGGATGTGGCAGGTCAGTGGCCGCAACGCTATTGAGGACTTCGACGAGATCGTCCGCCTCGACTTGTACTACATCGACAACTGGAGCCTCTGGCTCGATCTCAAACTCATCCTGAAAACCATCAAGGTCGTCCTGACCCAGCGGGGGAGTTGTTGA
- a CDS encoding DNA gyrase inhibitor YacG has product MTETGSVKLLKIKCPRCGTLTNWQGNPDRPFCSPRCRQIDLGHWADETYRIPAGSAPSEDEEDADRKDEE; this is encoded by the coding sequence ATGACCGAAACCGGGAGTGTAAAACTGCTCAAGATCAAGTGTCCGCGCTGCGGCACCCTGACGAACTGGCAGGGGAACCCCGATCGGCCGTTTTGTTCGCCGCGGTGCCGGCAAATCGACCTCGGTCACTGGGCCGACGAAACCTATCGTATCCCTGCGGGAAGCGCGCCGTCGGAGGACGAGGAGGACGCGGACCGAAAGGATGAGGAATAA
- the queD gene encoding 6-carboxytetrahydropterin synthase QueD gives MYRLTIHTHFAAAHNLINYQGDCENLHGHNWKVEVTVSARQLDKAGLGIDFKILKLETKRMLDRLDHKYLNELPFFQEISPSSENIARFLYEQLGTVFNTDNIRVEKVNVWESDYACASYSEE, from the coding sequence ATGTATCGTTTGACCATTCATACCCACTTCGCCGCCGCCCACAACCTGATCAACTATCAGGGGGATTGCGAGAACCTGCACGGCCACAACTGGAAGGTGGAGGTAACGGTCTCTGCCCGGCAGCTCGACAAGGCGGGACTGGGGATCGATTTCAAGATCCTCAAGCTCGAGACCAAACGGATGCTCGACCGTCTCGACCACAAGTACCTGAACGAGCTTCCGTTCTTTCAGGAGATCAGCCCATCCTCGGAGAACATCGCCCGGTTCCTCTACGAGCAGCTCGGGACCGTCTTCAATACCGACAACATCCGGGTCGAGAAGGTCAACGTCTGGGAATCCGACTATGCCTGCGCCAGCTACAGTGAAGAGTGA
- a CDS encoding 7-carboxy-7-deazaguanine synthase QueE — protein MPAPATVKSEAQLIEVFSSIQGEGLLVGCRQIFVRMALCNLACGYCDTPYAPQPDCRIEDAPASGIFRNVPNPVALETLYNILHTWNCLLPGLHHSISLTGGEPLVQADVLLEWLPALQKILPVSLETNGTLPAALEPLLPVIDWISMDIKLPSQSGCPTPWQEHCNFLALAREKECQVKVVVGEETEKREVEAAARMVEDVAAEVPLILQPVTREGVIAISPRALIDLHTAAARFHPATRVIPQTHRFIGLL, from the coding sequence ATGCCTGCGCCAGCTACAGTGAAGAGTGAGGCCCAACTGATCGAGGTTTTCTCCTCGATCCAGGGGGAAGGGCTGCTGGTCGGCTGCCGGCAGATCTTTGTCCGCATGGCGCTATGCAACCTGGCCTGCGGCTACTGCGACACCCCTTATGCCCCGCAGCCCGACTGCCGCATCGAGGACGCTCCAGCCTCGGGCATTTTCCGCAACGTCCCTAACCCGGTGGCGCTGGAGACCCTGTACAACATCCTCCACACATGGAACTGCCTGCTGCCCGGACTGCACCATTCCATCAGCCTGACCGGCGGCGAGCCTCTGGTCCAGGCGGATGTGCTGCTCGAATGGCTCCCCGCCCTGCAGAAGATTCTTCCCGTCAGTCTGGAAACCAATGGCACCCTGCCGGCAGCGCTCGAACCGCTGCTGCCGGTGATCGACTGGATATCGATGGACATCAAGCTCCCCTCCCAGAGCGGCTGTCCCACCCCCTGGCAGGAGCATTGCAATTTTCTCGCCCTGGCCCGAGAGAAGGAGTGCCAGGTCAAGGTGGTCGTCGGCGAGGAGACCGAAAAGCGCGAGGTCGAGGCCGCCGCCCGGATGGTCGAGGATGTCGCCGCCGAGGTGCCGCTGATCCTGCAGCCGGTGACCCGCGAGGGGGTGATCGCCATCTCGCCGCGCGCCCTGATCGACCTGCACACAGCCGCCGCCCGCTTCCATCCGGCGACCCGGGTGATTCCCCAGACCCACCGATTCATCGGACTACTCTAA